In the Setaria italica strain Yugu1 chromosome VI, Setaria_italica_v2.0, whole genome shotgun sequence genome, one interval contains:
- the LOC101768992 gene encoding LOW QUALITY PROTEIN: mitochondrial carrier protein MTM1-like (The sequence of the model RefSeq protein was modified relative to this genomic sequence to represent the inferred CDS: inserted 3 bases in 2 codons), whose translation MAGCSRGSLPTWMTAAASRVDLTGGAVSPSHQGSASPSPSSSSSGPXAAAGADQELGMFERALSPPAXAFVSAIIVTPRRVLRTRLQAQAAGVLYHHPPQMAALGPDAILSEFKCSPSCTRGLILGEPVCPPDCFQYKGTLDVFLKVVRQEGFGRLWRGTNAGLALAVPTVGIYLPCYDIFRNKIEDFTRSNAPGLTPYAPLVAGSVARSLACIACSPIELARTRMQAYKEFRPGVKPPGMYKTLVGVLSPLASSSQNVQNYRALWTGVGAQLARDVPFSGICWSTLEPIRRKLLGLVGEEGNAASVLGANFAAGFVAGSFAAGATCPLDVAKTRRQIEKDTEKAMRMTTRQTLTEIWRSGGVKGLFTGVGPRVARAGPSVGIVVSFYEVVKYALHQSHTS comes from the exons ATGGCGGGCTGCTCCAGGGGCTCGCTCCCAACCTGGatgaccgccgccgcctcgcgggtcgacctcaccggcggcgccgtctcGCCGTCGCACCAGGGCTcggcctccccgtccccctcgtcctcctcctcgggcc gcgcagcCGCGGGGGCGGACCAGGAGCTCGGGATGTTCGAGCGCGcgctctcgccgccggc cgccttCGTCTCCGCCATCATCGTCACCCCTCGACG TGTTCTGCGC ACGAGGTTGCAGGCGCAGGCGGCGGGGGTGCTGTATCACCACCCTCCCCAGATGGCGGCGCTCGGGCCGGATGCG ATCCTGTCTGAATTCAAATGTTCTCCATCATGCACCCGTGGTCTCATATTGGGCGAGCCTGTTTGCCCTCCTGATTGCTTCCAGTACAAGGGAacacttgatgtattcttgAAAGTCGTTAGACAG GAGGGATTCGGTAGATTGTGGAGAGGAACAAATGCAGGCTTGGCATTAGCTGTACCAACT GTTGGAATATACTTGCCATGCTATGATATATTCCGCAACAAGATTGAGGATTTCACAAGAAGTAATGCTCCAGGATTGACACCATATGCCCCGCTAGTAGCAGGATCAGTTGCACGTTCATTAGCGTGTATTGCTTGTTCCCCAATTGAGTTGGCAAGGACACGTATGCAG GCATATAAAGAGTTTCGTCCTGGTGTAAAGCCTCCTGGAATGTATAAAACATTGGTTGGTGTTCTCTCGCCGCTTGCAAGTTCGAGTCAGAATG TTCAAAACTACCGTGCTCTGTGGACTGGGGTGGGTGCGCAACTTGCTCGGGATGTTCCTTTCTCCGGTATATGCTGGTCAACTCTTGAGCCC ATCCGGAGAAAACTGCTTGGTCTTGTTGGAGAAGAAGGCAATGCAGCTAGTGTATTGGGAGCAAACTTTGCTGCTGGCTTTGTGGCAGGCAGTTTTGCTGCTGGTGCTACATGCCCTCTGGATGTTGCAAAAACAAGGAGACAGATAGAG AAGGATACTGAGAAGGCAATGAGAATGACTACAAGGCAAACATTAACTGAGATATGGAG GTCTGGAGGTGTGAAAGGTTTGTTCACTGGGGTTGGCCCACGTGTGGCTCGTGCTGGTCCATCAGTtggcattgttgtttctttctaTGAGGTTGTCAAGTATGCTCTTCATCAAAGCCACACCTCATGA